Within the Rosa rugosa chromosome 2, drRosRugo1.1, whole genome shotgun sequence genome, the region tatttttttttatttatatatgcaAGACACTTAATACTTAGTACAAATGCGATGATACTTTAAAGAGGATGTATTCTCTAGATCCCTCACATGTATTTCTTTTGGGACAACTGTACACATACATCTTATAGCCAGTAATTTTTTTTGTCTCCTTTGAAGCTTGAAATGGCTACAGCTTCATTTGCTCTAACTAGTTGAATATTGTGTTCTCTCTGATCGCTGATGTGTGTGTAACTTTATGTAAGATGTACTTTTCTGTAAAAACAAAATCTTTTGCAGGATATGATTGAAAATGTGTTGGAGATTAAAGATACGCATGTTAGAGAGGTGATGACACCTCTTGTAGATGTAGTTGCAATTGATGCCAGTGCAACGCTGATTGATTTTCACGACTTGTGGGTGACTCATCAATATTCAAGGTAAGCAAGgagttttctttttaataatttttattttcattattattatatttttccAAGGAGATTTATACACCTTATTTTGCTTGTTAGGTTAGGCAGGATTAATTGATGCAGTGAATATTCCTTGATGCCTTTATGTTGATAATATTTTGAACTTTCTTGTAGGGTGCCGGTTTTTGAGCAGCGTGTTGATAACATAGTAGGCATTGCATATGCAATGGATCTCCTGGATTATGTTCAGAAGGTGAGATTTTTGTACTCCTATTTTCCCTCTGTGGTTAGCATATTCTTTGTCTCTTGATTGTATGTAACAATCTCATGTGCAGAAttgtaattatgtttaattTTGAAGGGTGAGCTACTAGAGAGTACTACTGTTGGGGATATGGCTCAGAAACCTGGTTACTTTGTGCCAGGTAAGCTTTAGTAGTATCCCAAGTTCTGGTCAACACTTGCATTCCAAATAGACATTCGTTATGTAACTGTCTTTGAATTTCGTATTAATTACAGAAAAAATTCTCATCATATTCTTTACGAATGAAACCATTTTTGAAATGAAATAATATCactggaattgaagttgctggGTCGTTGTCGCTTAATTGCTCATGTGCTTAGGTGATTTCTTTAACCTTTAGGCAAATCCA harbors:
- the LOC133733823 gene encoding putative DUF21 domain-containing protein At3g13070, chloroplastic translates to MIENVLEIKDTHVREVMTPLVDVVAIDASATLIDFHDLWVTHQYSRVPVFEQRVDNIVGIAYAMDLLDYVQKIQCQSGILLENSAFGRFTWLWFSMNMVEL